One Brassica napus cultivar Da-Ae chromosome C2, Da-Ae, whole genome shotgun sequence DNA window includes the following coding sequences:
- the LOC125582472 gene encoding uncharacterized protein LOC125582472, protein MIMRHHLCEDLRDEFGYVNDPHNLWSFLNSRFCEPLLHESKKKWEALRFQDYESVDNYHSDLMRITYSLRLCGELVTNEDLLNKTRDTFHSEEVLLSHQAKGFTTYYDLFSYLLDIEQKKQKRMDNIRRFNDIMEIYYEVLDSEMKIPEANKATFDKKRSEEDSEWTLMDHEVGLYIE, encoded by the coding sequence ATGATTATGCGACACCATCTCTGTGAGGACCTAAGAGACGAGTTTGGATATGTTAATGATCCTCATAATCTCTGGTCATTTTTGAATTCTAGATTCTGTGAGCCATTGTTGCacgaatccaagaaaaaatggGAAGCTCTAAGGTTCCAGGATTATGAATCCGTGGACAATTATCACTCTGATCTTATGAGAATCACCTATAGTCTTAGACTATGTGGTGAATTGGTAACAAACGAGGATTTGTTAAACAAAACTCGTGACACATTCCATTCAGAGGAAGTGTTGTTATCACATCAGGCCaaaggtttcaccacctatTATGACTTGTTctcatatttattagacattgagCAAAAGAAGCAGAAAAGGATGGATAACATCAGACGGTTTAATGACATCATGGAGATATATTATGAAGTACTAGACAGTGAGATGAAAATCCCTGAAGCTAATAAAGCCACATTTGATAAGAAGAGATCTGAGGAGGATTCCGAGTGGACACTCATGGACCA